A stretch of Palaemon carinicauda isolate YSFRI2023 chromosome 34, ASM3689809v2, whole genome shotgun sequence DNA encodes these proteins:
- the LOC137626549 gene encoding uncharacterized protein codes for MLEKQCIEYLDYEKSQLSEDDTETNKKLVKYVLDSTERDEEGRLVMPLMWNNKISHLLGKNFNLSRMILKSNLTRMKNKPEHLKMVNDVFKEQQNLGIIEKIEDINSFIYEHPEASFLPHMPVFKMARDTTKCRVVFLSNLCEKNKSAKSTYSHNQCMLPGPCLNHKIATSLIMQRFDSHMICFDLKKAFLMIGLKEEDQNRLLFLWYRNILKGDFTVVGYRNKRLSFGLRPSPCHLMLALFKILILDVESDNEEMVNLKKSLYNTIYMDNGSYSCNSAKALYEAYYCLPNIFGPYKFELQQFVTNDAELQEMIDRDYDSETPKEVKLLGMVWDREADSLGPGKIFLDTQASTKRSILSTLNSIYDIFNIYGPILNRARLFLKKLQEDKTITWDSPLSETLKREWTLIGKQVNSTPKVVIPRFLGRRDGTYKLVAFSDASKDIYGTVVYIVNVFNGNTSFLTAKSRVVNKQLEKKTIPVIEFQALGLATETLISLFQELAGQSVVTPIKIVSMAIYSDSMVALNWLYSYTYKYDKLQKKGVFIQNRLKAIGDLCQVFPITFSFVNAYDNPADYISRCVSYRRLQKTAYHGGPEFLKKPQKDEVQFSFKVPNPLEKRDEVPGLEREDTSLITVSTDSESKENNKKDIKSIEHLIPLTKFSSFHKLATVHRMVLKFIKNIREKLTNKGIDIHWGNCVKEKNLYALACRQIIEQRRFAKNPE; via the exons ATGCTTGAAAAGCAATGCATCGAAtatctggactatgaaaaatcccagCTATCTGAAGATGACACAGAAACCAATAAAAAGCTAGTAAAGTATGTTCTTGATAGTACAGAACGAGATGAAGAAGGTAGACTAGTAATGCCACTGATGTGGAACAACAAGATATCCCATTTGTTAGGGAAGAACTTCAATTTATCCCGGATGATACTGAAGTCTAACTTAACACGTATGAAGAATAAACCTGAGCATTTAAAGATGGTTAATGATGTATTTAAAGAGCAACAAAATCTGGGAATCATAGagaaaattgaagatattaattcttttatatatgaacATCCAGAAGCTAGTTTCTTGCCTCATATGCCTGTGTTCAAAATGGCCAGAGACACGACCAAGTGTCGAGTCGTGTTTCTGTCTAACTTATGTGAGAAAAACAAATCTGCGAAGAGCACTTATAGTCACAATCAGTGTATGCTTCCAGGCCCTTGTCTGAATCACAAAATTGCAACTTCTCTGATTATGCAGAGATTTGACTCCCATATGATTTGTTTTGACTTGAAAAAGGCATTTTTGATGATAGGACTCAAGGAAGAGGATCAGAATAGATTGTTGTTCTTATGGTATCGAAATATTCTTAAGGGTGACTTTACTGTTGTGGGCTATAGGAACAAGCGTTTAAGTTTTGGCCTAAGGCCTAGCCCTTGTCATCTCATGCTAGCTTTGTTCAAAATCTTGATATTGGATGTTGAGAGTGACAACGAGGAAATGGTTAACTTAAAGAAATCGCTGTATAATACAATTTATATGGACAATGGGTCATATTCGTGTAACTCTGCCAAGGCTTTATATGAAGCGTACTACTGTCTCCCTAATATCTTTGGACCATACAAATTTGAATTGCAACAATTCGTAACAAACGATGCAGAACTGCAAGAAATGATTGACCGAGATTATGATAGTGAAACACCCAAAGAGGTAAAGTTGCTCGGCATGGTTTGGGATAGGGAAGCAGACTCACTAGGCCCTGGTAAGATTTTCCTTGATACGCAAGCTAGCACAAAGAGGTCAATTTTGTCAACATTGAATAGTatctatgatatatttaatatctatggaCCAATCTTGAACAGGGCCAGGCTGtttcttaaaaagcttcaagaagacAAGACTATCACATGGGATAGCCCTCTCTCAGAAACATTAAAAAGGGAATGGACACTTATTGGAAAACAGGTGAATTCTACTCCTAAAGTAGTAATTCCTAGATTCCTGGGTAGGAGAGATGGTACCTATAAACTAGTagcattttcagatgcaagtaaggataTTTATGGAACTGTGGTGTATATTGTAAATGTCTTCAATGGTAATACAAGTTTTTTGACCGCCAAGAGCAGGGTCGTTAACAAACAGTTAGAGAAGAAAACCATTCCTGTAATTGAATTTCAAGCTTTGGGACTAGCCACAGAGACACTAATCAGTTTATTTCAAGAACTTGCTGGTCAATCAGTCGTTACTCCAATCAAAATTGTGAGCATGGCGATATATTCAGACAGTATGGTTGCTCTTAATTGGCTTTActcttatacatataagtatgataaattgcagaagaaaggagtttttattcaaaataggttgaaagctataggtgacttgtgccaagttttcccaataacattttcatttgtgaATGCATATGATAATCCTGCAGATTATATTAGTAGATGTGTCTCATACAGGAGACTTCAGAAGACTGCGTATCATGGTGGACCCGAGTTTCTTAAGAAACCTCAGAAAGATGAGGTTCAGTTTAGTTTTAAGGTGCCAAACCCCCTTGAAAAGAGAGATGAAGTACCCGGCCTTGAAAGGGAAGATACTTCCTTAATCACTGTCTCAACAGAttctgaaagtaaagaaaataacaagaaagacATAAAGAGCATTGAACACTTGATACCCCTGACTAAGTTTTCCAGTTTCCATAAGCTAGCAACTGTTCATAGGATGGTATTGAAATTCATCAAGAACATCagagaaaaactaacaaataaaggaATCGACATTCATTGGGGAAATTGTGTCAAGGAGAAAAATCTTTATGCTTTAGCATGTAGGCAGATAATAG AGCAAAGACGCTTTGCTAAGAATCCGGAGTAA